From Oncorhynchus nerka isolate Pitt River linkage group LG1, Oner_Uvic_2.0, whole genome shotgun sequence, the proteins below share one genomic window:
- the LOC115107072 gene encoding homeobox protein PKNOX1-like isoform X3, producing MMAAQSVSMDKYTKREQQGVEQKESDADHDQKFSEERLAAASIPAPTEPQTPIDVDKASIYRHPLFPLLALLFEKCEQSTQGSDCITSASFDVDIENFVCSQEKEGKAFFSEDPDLDNLMVKAIQVLRIHLLELEKVSDLCKDFCSRYIACLKTKMNSETMLSGELGSPYSPGQGYSPTKTQTSSSFKGTLSPQGIVVAASALRQGNVTVNPIQVMAGGAVYQPVTVVNSQGQLVSQTLSPQTIHIQNTQLQLQLNQDLSFFGHNDSSSKNKRGVLPKQATNVMRSWLFQHIGHPYPTEDEKKQIATQTNLSLLQVNNWFINARRRILQPMLDASSSETAKTKKPLPNRPLQRFWPDSITTGMTQQQVQMADGTMVTMSVEGLQSLTSDGATLAVQQVIIGGHSEDESGDSRDDEMTGLGNSDSLQ from the exons GGTGTGGAGCAGAAGGAGAGTGATGCTGATCATGatcagaagttcagtgaggagaGGTTGGCTGCAGCCTCCATTCCTGCCCCCACTGAACCCCAGACACCCATTGATGTAGATAAGGCCTCCATATACCG gcatcCCTTGTTTCCTCTCCTGGCCCTGCTCTTTGAGAAATGTGAGCAGTCGACACAGGGCTCAGACTGCATCACGTCAGCCAGCTTTGACGTGGATATCGAGAACTTTGTCTGCAGCCAGGAGAAAGAGGGCAAAGCATTCTTCAGCGAGGATCCTGACCTCGACAATCTG ATGGTGAAGGCCATCCAGGTGCTGCGGATCCACCTGCTAGAGCTGGAGAAGGTGAGTGACCTTTGTAAAGACTTCTGCAGCCGCTACATCGCCTGCCTCAAGACCAAGATGAACAGCGAGACCATGCTGAGTGGAGAGCTTGGCAGCCCCTACTCACCTGGACAGGGCTACTCTCCCACCAAGACccag acctccagCTCTTTCAAAggaaccctcagtccccaggggATTGTGGTGGCAGCGTCAGCCCTGCGGCAAGGCAACGTAACAGTCAACCCCATACAGGTTATGGCAG GTGGCGCAGTGTACCAGCCTGTCACAGTAGTCAACTCACAGGGTCAGTTGGTGTCACAGACGCTCTCTCCCCAGACTATACACATTCAGAACACACAG CTTCAGCTGCAGCTCAACCAGGACCTGAGCTTCTTCGGCCACAACGACAGCTCGTCCAAGAACAAGCGTGGCGTCCTTCCCAAACAAGCGACCAACGTCATGCGCTCCTGGCTCTTCCAGCACATCGGG CACCCATACCCCACAGAGGATGAGAAGAAACAGATCGCTACCCAAACTAACCTGAGCCTCCTCCAGGTCAACAACTG GTTCATCAATGCGCGGAGGCGGATCCTGCAGCCCATGCTTGACGCCAGCTCTTCGGAGACGGCCAAAACCAAGAAACCGCTTCCGAACCGGCCGCTACAGCGTTTCTGGCCTGACTCCATCACCACGGGGATGACCCAACAACAGGTCCAGATGGCAGACG GTACCATGGTGACAATGAGTGTGGAGGGTCTCCAGAGCCTGACTTCAGACGGCGCCACGCTGGCCGTGCAGCAAGTGATAATCGGCGGGCACAGCGAGGACGAATCAGGAGACAGCAGGGACGATGAGATGACTGGGCTGGGCAACAGTGACTCCCTGCAGTAG
- the LOC115107072 gene encoding homeobox protein PKNOX1-like isoform X1: MYGFMSLSRSANSPHPYNASVFVASAVNMMAAQSVSMDKYTKREQQGVEQKESDADHDQKFSEERLAAASIPAPTEPQTPIDVDKASIYRHPLFPLLALLFEKCEQSTQGSDCITSASFDVDIENFVCSQEKEGKAFFSEDPDLDNLMVKAIQVLRIHLLELEKVSDLCKDFCSRYIACLKTKMNSETMLSGELGSPYSPGQGYSPTKTQTSSSFKGTLSPQGIVVAASALRQGNVTVNPIQVMAGGAVYQPVTVVNSQGQLVSQTLSPQTIHIQNTQLQLQLNQDLSFFGHNDSSSKNKRGVLPKQATNVMRSWLFQHIGHPYPTEDEKKQIATQTNLSLLQVNNWFINARRRILQPMLDASSSETAKTKKPLPNRPLQRFWPDSITTGMTQQQVQMADGTMVTMSVEGLQSLTSDGATLAVQQVIIGGHSEDESGDSRDDEMTGLGNSDSLQ; this comes from the exons GGTGTGGAGCAGAAGGAGAGTGATGCTGATCATGatcagaagttcagtgaggagaGGTTGGCTGCAGCCTCCATTCCTGCCCCCACTGAACCCCAGACACCCATTGATGTAGATAAGGCCTCCATATACCG gcatcCCTTGTTTCCTCTCCTGGCCCTGCTCTTTGAGAAATGTGAGCAGTCGACACAGGGCTCAGACTGCATCACGTCAGCCAGCTTTGACGTGGATATCGAGAACTTTGTCTGCAGCCAGGAGAAAGAGGGCAAAGCATTCTTCAGCGAGGATCCTGACCTCGACAATCTG ATGGTGAAGGCCATCCAGGTGCTGCGGATCCACCTGCTAGAGCTGGAGAAGGTGAGTGACCTTTGTAAAGACTTCTGCAGCCGCTACATCGCCTGCCTCAAGACCAAGATGAACAGCGAGACCATGCTGAGTGGAGAGCTTGGCAGCCCCTACTCACCTGGACAGGGCTACTCTCCCACCAAGACccag acctccagCTCTTTCAAAggaaccctcagtccccaggggATTGTGGTGGCAGCGTCAGCCCTGCGGCAAGGCAACGTAACAGTCAACCCCATACAGGTTATGGCAG GTGGCGCAGTGTACCAGCCTGTCACAGTAGTCAACTCACAGGGTCAGTTGGTGTCACAGACGCTCTCTCCCCAGACTATACACATTCAGAACACACAG CTTCAGCTGCAGCTCAACCAGGACCTGAGCTTCTTCGGCCACAACGACAGCTCGTCCAAGAACAAGCGTGGCGTCCTTCCCAAACAAGCGACCAACGTCATGCGCTCCTGGCTCTTCCAGCACATCGGG CACCCATACCCCACAGAGGATGAGAAGAAACAGATCGCTACCCAAACTAACCTGAGCCTCCTCCAGGTCAACAACTG GTTCATCAATGCGCGGAGGCGGATCCTGCAGCCCATGCTTGACGCCAGCTCTTCGGAGACGGCCAAAACCAAGAAACCGCTTCCGAACCGGCCGCTACAGCGTTTCTGGCCTGACTCCATCACCACGGGGATGACCCAACAACAGGTCCAGATGGCAGACG GTACCATGGTGACAATGAGTGTGGAGGGTCTCCAGAGCCTGACTTCAGACGGCGCCACGCTGGCCGTGCAGCAAGTGATAATCGGCGGGCACAGCGAGGACGAATCAGGAGACAGCAGGGACGATGAGATGACTGGGCTGGGCAACAGTGACTCCCTGCAGTAG
- the LOC115107072 gene encoding homeobox protein PKNOX1-like isoform X2, whose translation MKRSANSPHPYNASVFVASAVNMMAAQSVSMDKYTKREQQGVEQKESDADHDQKFSEERLAAASIPAPTEPQTPIDVDKASIYRHPLFPLLALLFEKCEQSTQGSDCITSASFDVDIENFVCSQEKEGKAFFSEDPDLDNLMVKAIQVLRIHLLELEKVSDLCKDFCSRYIACLKTKMNSETMLSGELGSPYSPGQGYSPTKTQTSSSFKGTLSPQGIVVAASALRQGNVTVNPIQVMAGGAVYQPVTVVNSQGQLVSQTLSPQTIHIQNTQLQLQLNQDLSFFGHNDSSSKNKRGVLPKQATNVMRSWLFQHIGHPYPTEDEKKQIATQTNLSLLQVNNWFINARRRILQPMLDASSSETAKTKKPLPNRPLQRFWPDSITTGMTQQQVQMADGTMVTMSVEGLQSLTSDGATLAVQQVIIGGHSEDESGDSRDDEMTGLGNSDSLQ comes from the exons GGTGTGGAGCAGAAGGAGAGTGATGCTGATCATGatcagaagttcagtgaggagaGGTTGGCTGCAGCCTCCATTCCTGCCCCCACTGAACCCCAGACACCCATTGATGTAGATAAGGCCTCCATATACCG gcatcCCTTGTTTCCTCTCCTGGCCCTGCTCTTTGAGAAATGTGAGCAGTCGACACAGGGCTCAGACTGCATCACGTCAGCCAGCTTTGACGTGGATATCGAGAACTTTGTCTGCAGCCAGGAGAAAGAGGGCAAAGCATTCTTCAGCGAGGATCCTGACCTCGACAATCTG ATGGTGAAGGCCATCCAGGTGCTGCGGATCCACCTGCTAGAGCTGGAGAAGGTGAGTGACCTTTGTAAAGACTTCTGCAGCCGCTACATCGCCTGCCTCAAGACCAAGATGAACAGCGAGACCATGCTGAGTGGAGAGCTTGGCAGCCCCTACTCACCTGGACAGGGCTACTCTCCCACCAAGACccag acctccagCTCTTTCAAAggaaccctcagtccccaggggATTGTGGTGGCAGCGTCAGCCCTGCGGCAAGGCAACGTAACAGTCAACCCCATACAGGTTATGGCAG GTGGCGCAGTGTACCAGCCTGTCACAGTAGTCAACTCACAGGGTCAGTTGGTGTCACAGACGCTCTCTCCCCAGACTATACACATTCAGAACACACAG CTTCAGCTGCAGCTCAACCAGGACCTGAGCTTCTTCGGCCACAACGACAGCTCGTCCAAGAACAAGCGTGGCGTCCTTCCCAAACAAGCGACCAACGTCATGCGCTCCTGGCTCTTCCAGCACATCGGG CACCCATACCCCACAGAGGATGAGAAGAAACAGATCGCTACCCAAACTAACCTGAGCCTCCTCCAGGTCAACAACTG GTTCATCAATGCGCGGAGGCGGATCCTGCAGCCCATGCTTGACGCCAGCTCTTCGGAGACGGCCAAAACCAAGAAACCGCTTCCGAACCGGCCGCTACAGCGTTTCTGGCCTGACTCCATCACCACGGGGATGACCCAACAACAGGTCCAGATGGCAGACG GTACCATGGTGACAATGAGTGTGGAGGGTCTCCAGAGCCTGACTTCAGACGGCGCCACGCTGGCCGTGCAGCAAGTGATAATCGGCGGGCACAGCGAGGACGAATCAGGAGACAGCAGGGACGATGAGATGACTGGGCTGGGCAACAGTGACTCCCTGCAGTAG